Sequence from the Blastopirellula marina genome:
TACGCCCAGCGAACGCTTTCCCTGGAGTTGCACTTAATCCAGCATATCGTCCACTGGTTCATCGATGAAAAACGCCTTCCGGAAGAGCAGCGGATGAAGCTAGGTCTCAAGAAGTTGACGGGGACCGATACCTACTGCTATTCGCGGGAGGAGGTCGAGGCGATTCTCAAGCTGTGCCAGGCCACATCTGAATTGGAATGGATGTACCCTCTGCTCGCGACACTCGCCATGACTGGGATGAGGATTGGAGAGGCGATTCAGCTACGACATTCTGACATTGAGTGGGAGCCAAGACCCATGATCAAGATCGCTGACGAAGGGGCCAGTCAACGGAAAGCGAAAATGAAATCGGCCCGCCAGACGAAGGGCAAGCGGGCGAGGAGTGTACCAATCCATCCTGAGCTACAGGAAATCTTAAAACAGTTACCTCGGCACCGCGATGGCTTCGTATTTCATGGTCCCAGGGGAGGGCGACTCAAGGCCGATACGGCTCGCGTGATCCTCAAGCGGGATGTGCTCGAACCTTTGGTGGAACGCTTTCCAACTCAAGAGGGGGACATTGGCTTTATTCATGGTCGCTTCCACAGCTTTCGGCATTATTTTGTGAGCCAGTGCTCAGCCGCAGGAGCGTCAGAAGGGCAGATCAAGGATTGGGTCGGGCATCAGGACTCGGAAATGGTGGCGCTCTACCGGCACCAATTCGACGATGCCAACCAAGAGCGGATGAAGTCGATCCAGTTTACGTCCGCCTAGTGCGGATGTGATGTCTTGGAACAGATCTCAAAAGATGGCGAGATCTTTGGGACAGAAATGGCAACGGATAACGAGAATAATGAGCTCGGTTTTCTCCGTTTTTGTCCCAATTTTGTCCCAATCGACTGGGACAAAAAATAAGGCTCTTCATAACGTCTTGTTTTCCAAGGGGTTATGAAGAGCCATTTTTGAAAAACGGAGAGAACGGGAGACTAAGCAGGCATTTTTGTAACCCCTTGCGAGTCAAAGAGTTACAGTTGTAAGTGCTGGCGTAGTTGAGATTTACGTCTCGCCACTCGTAGTCGACCGTTGTCGCGCATTCTCACCTGTTGTCAAGTTATTTGTCTCTCCGAGACAAACGACTGAGCGCCTGATTTCGCGGAGAGTATCGCATTCTCCGCTGTATTGAGGGTGGCCATCGGCGACTATGAAAGCCTCCTATGAATGGAGGTTTTCGACATGAATCGAAAGCGTCAGCGCGAGCTCAAACCTCGCAACGGGTATCAATTGATCACATTGGCGGTCGCGCGAATCAGCGGATGTCCTTCTCAAAAGGAGGTCAGCCTGGAAGATCAGGTTGACCACGCCAAAGATGAAGTGGCGTATTTGTATCAGGGTGATGTTGAATACGACACCATCGCGACGAAAGGGAAGGGCGAAAGCCTTGATCGGCCCGAACTGGCTGAGATCGCAAAAAAGCTGCGTACAAGAAGGTACGATCTTTTGATCATGGAGGATGTCGGCAGGCTTGTGCGAGGAGCCGAAGCGGTAAAGCTGTGGGGAATAGCAGTGGACCATGGCACGCGTTGCATCGCGCCAAACGATTGCTTAGACACCAACGATGAGACATGGGAAGAAGATCTCCTCGCGGCGTGCCGCGACCATGTTGGGCACAACTCCCATACATCGAGGCGACTGAAGCTGAAATTGATGAATCGCTTCGTTAAGGGAATAGGGGCGACGCCAACAGAGACTGCTGGCTATGAGAAGCCCGAGGGAGCCAAGACATTCGATGATTGGCGGAAACTCGATCAGTGGACACCGACGATCGAAGCAGGTGCGGATATTCTACTTACCTCAATGAATTGTTCGCAGGTCGCGGACCTCTTCAACGAGGAGAGGTTTCCCGTCGGCAAGTATTGTCGCAAACCTGACTGGGACGGCAAAATGGTACGCCGCTATTATCGTAATCCAATGCTTAAAGGCATGCCGGCCCGAGGGAGGATGCATACTGATAAAAAGCATGAGCGCGGTCGTCGCGTGTCCATCCCGAATCCTGACGGTCCGAAATATGTAAGTTACCCGCATCTGGCGCATCTCAATATTCAAAAATTCGATGACCTGAATGCTGGGCTTGACGAAGCGAATAAGAACTGCGGTCGTAAAAAAGTCAATGGTAACGATCCGCTCTACCGCGTACCGAAAAAGCGGACTCGCTTCCCAGGCCAGCATGCCCGCTGTTGGTATTGCGGCCGACAATTGGTCTGGGGCGGAAACGGAATGAAAGACAAACTGATGTGTTCCGGTGCACGTGAATGGAAATGCTGGAATTCGATCGGTGTCGATGGGCCGCGTCTGGTAGAGCTCCTGGTCCAGGAGGTTCAACAAAGGCTCTATGCCTTAGACTCGTTTGACGAGCAATTTAAGATGCTCGTTTCTGGAGCACTGGCGGAGGTCTCTGGAGCTTGGGATGAACGTCAGCGAGAACTGCAACGGCGAGATCGCGAATTGGCCCGAGCGAAGCAAAATATCCTTGATGCCATTAAGGAGTTTGGTTCTCGGGCTTTGATCATCGAGCAGTTGGACGAGTTGGAGGCACAAGAGCGACAGTTACACAACGAAAGGTCTCGACTCGACCGAAGTCGCTCTAGTCAATTGCAACTCCCGGCAAGTGTGAATGAAATGCATTTCCTTTTTGAAGAACAGTTTCAATCGCTTGCCGTGGTAAGTCCCGAGTTTGGGGATCTGTTCCGGGCCATAATCCCAGATATCTATGTCTACCTAGTTCGTTCCTGCGATGGTGGGCATCCGGTACCCCGCGTGAAGGTTAGCATGAACTTGGGAGGGATCGCCCCTGATTCCTTGCAGGTTCCGCAGCTAAGTGAACTGTTGACTTACGATTTGACAGTCAGCCCTTTCGAGGTTCCCCAGCGGTGTCGCATTCGCTTGGAAGCAGCACGGTTGACCGCCCAGGGGCTGACCCAAAGGGAGATTTGCGAAGCGATTGATGAAAAACCAACGCTTCCCGCCGTTCAGCGTGCAATGTGCCTGCATCGTCAAATGGAAGAGCAGGGGATTGACGATCCTTATCAGGTCTTGCTTGATCTGCCTGCCAACTACTCCAAGTTGCGACGGCATAAGAACAAACGTTATCAGTTTAAGATGCTCGAAGGCTATATCCGTCCAGCATTGTAAATTACGAGAATATTCAAATTTGCCTTACCCTTCGCCCTGAACTCTGGTTCAGGGCTTTTTTTATGCGCATTCGGAGGCAGACAAGCTTATGAACGATCGAGAAGAGTTAACAGCCGATGATCGGCAGCAAGTTCCAGTCAGGCCGGAGACTCCTCTTCATTCCATACTAGAAATGATCGCTAAAGCAGTTGTGAACAAGCTGGTTAGCGAATCAGATTCGGAAAGGAAAATGAGACGATCTAAATTTCCAATGAAAACGCGTCAAGATACTTGAGGGCTCCCTTAGCAATCGATGAATTGTCAACCGCAGTCATTCAATCGGAGGATCTATGTCACACACAGTCCAAATCAAGACAGAAATCCGTGATTTGGTAGCGTTGCGGCAAGCCTGTCAGCGTCTTTCGCTCAACGCTCCTGTTCTCGAAACAGTTCGTCTTTTCAGTACCGAAGTCAAAGGGCACGCCATTGGTTTGCCTAACTGGCGATACCCAGTTGTTTGTGATCTTCCATCAGGTGAGATTCACTTCGACAATTATGAAGGTCGATGGGGTGACGCAAAAGAAATGAATCGCCTCGTCCAGATGTATGGAGTCACGAAGGCCGTTCTTGAAGCTCGAACGAAGGGCTACACAACGACCGAGCAATCGCTGCCAGATG
This genomic interval carries:
- a CDS encoding DUF1257 domain-containing protein, with product MSHTVQIKTEIRDLVALRQACQRLSLNAPVLETVRLFSTEVKGHAIGLPNWRYPVVCDLPSGEIHFDNYEGRWGDAKEMNRLVQMYGVTKAVLEARTKGYTTTEQSLPDGSIKLTIQVGGQY
- a CDS encoding tyrosine-type recombinase/integrase, whose amino-acid sequence is MAKPHQGWTPHFQWRLFQRDGVYYADGRSNQPDLGKHSLATRIKSEATGRLKLLDHRMALANGFIAEPAPQATTPEISIEAGWKEYLEHCKRPRVMGGKSENTVKRYRAVGDKFTQFCHERNILVWRAVTKTIVEAYGRHLNSLDYAQRTLSLELHLIQHIVHWFIDEKRLPEEQRMKLGLKKLTGTDTYCYSREEVEAILKLCQATSELEWMYPLLATLAMTGMRIGEAIQLRHSDIEWEPRPMIKIADEGASQRKAKMKSARQTKGKRARSVPIHPELQEILKQLPRHRDGFVFHGPRGGRLKADTARVILKRDVLEPLVERFPTQEGDIGFIHGRFHSFRHYFVSQCSAAGASEGQIKDWVGHQDSEMVALYRHQFDDANQERMKSIQFTSA